A window of Infirmifilum lucidum contains these coding sequences:
- a CDS encoding HIT family protein, whose amino-acid sequence MSGECVFCRIALREQESFIVYEDEEFMVFLDKYPITLGHALVAPKRHYVNIFDMPEESVARAFVLARKVAEAQLKALGATGVRIVMNNGRDAGQEIMHAHIHVVPYGVPRLGRRELDRREGEKVAAVLRGSLA is encoded by the coding sequence ATGAGCGGTGAGTGCGTGTTCTGCCGCATAGCCCTACGCGAGCAGGAGTCCTTCATAGTGTACGAGGACGAGGAGTTCATGGTCTTCCTCGACAAGTATCCCATAACGCTTGGACATGCACTGGTCGCTCCGAAGAGGCACTATGTGAACATTTTCGACATGCCCGAAGAGTCTGTGGCTAGGGCTTTCGTTCTAGCCAGGAAAGTTGCCGAAGCACAACTGAAGGCTCTCGGCGCAACTGGCGTCAGAATAGTCATGAATAATGGCAGGGATGCCGGCCAGGAAATCATGCACGCGCACATACACGTCGTACCTTATGGCGTGCCCCGCCTGGGCAGGAGAGAGCTCGACAGGCGCGAGGGTGAGAAGGTTGCAGCGGTCCTCAGAGGCTCGCTCGCCTAG
- a CDS encoding nucleotidyltransferase domain-containing protein, with translation MEPLPTLLGRLLGENLLGVVVYGSSSRREDFTPLSDYNIAVIVREKPPVEERALIMEELGPDVSLLFLTLDELNQLIRDGEFIAHEIVRGRLIYGGEEVASALSVKPPLTDRSLSYLSRHALVCYSISIQNYLSGRPHNALNYAYKSLRSAARFVAAREAKVLLSDDEVISFLAPRGDVARVYLKVREARFRGMRVAELLPMLSEVSRAVASLLEVRLPEASRVVEILSREYVLVADIKAVEEEGRVELVAVGVDRNGNTRKARISP, from the coding sequence TTGGAACCCCTACCCACGCTGCTTGGCCGGCTACTTGGGGAGAACCTGCTAGGGGTAGTCGTCTACGGCTCCTCAAGTAGGCGCGAGGACTTCACGCCGCTAAGCGACTATAATATAGCGGTTATAGTCAGGGAGAAGCCGCCCGTGGAGGAGAGAGCCCTCATAATGGAGGAGTTAGGGCCCGACGTCTCCCTCTTGTTCCTCACGCTCGACGAGCTCAACCAGCTGATACGCGACGGCGAGTTCATCGCTCACGAGATCGTCCGCGGCCGGCTTATTTACGGCGGGGAGGAGGTTGCGAGTGCTCTAAGCGTGAAGCCCCCTCTCACTGACCGCTCACTCAGCTACTTGAGTAGGCACGCCCTTGTGTGCTACTCGATCAGCATACAGAACTACCTGTCCGGCAGGCCTCACAACGCGCTCAACTACGCCTATAAGTCGCTAAGGAGCGCCGCGAGGTTTGTAGCCGCCAGGGAGGCAAAGGTACTCCTCTCTGACGACGAGGTGATCAGCTTCCTAGCCCCACGTGGGGACGTGGCTAGGGTTTACTTGAAGGTACGGGAGGCCCGATTTAGAGGCATGAGGGTGGCAGAGTTGCTACCGATGCTCTCAGAGGTCTCTAGAGCCGTCGCCAGCTTGCTAGAGGTTAGACTCCCAGAGGCGTCCCGCGTCGTTGAGATCCTTTCAAGGGAGTACGTCCTCGTCGCTGATATCAAAGCTGTCGAGGAGGAGGGGCGCGTCGAACTCGTAGCCGTGGGCGTAGACAGGAACGGTAACACGCGCAAAGCCCGCATCTCTCCGTAG
- a CDS encoding 5-formyltetrahydrofolate cyclo-ligase, protein MQAPHDVRRVKEEIRKSIWSRLLAERVALPPFPIEGRIPNFRGAEAAARRLVESNIFQDARVVFCNPDTPQRYVREAVLRSGKLLIMASPRLRKGFILVNPRNIPRAAIPRASTIRGAFEYGRFITLDVPPIDLKVAGSVAVDTYGGRVGKGGGFSDLEFGILRTLGAIDDSAPIVTTVHDLQVVDGVPMLKHDVPVDYVVTPTRSIKTQRKYLRPEGIYWDLLGEDYITSIPILRDLRRFSKK, encoded by the coding sequence GTGCAGGCACCGCACGACGTGAGGAGAGTAAAGGAAGAGATAAGGAAGAGCATTTGGTCAAGGCTCCTGGCCGAGAGAGTGGCTCTCCCCCCGTTCCCGATTGAGGGCAGGATCCCGAACTTTCGGGGCGCCGAGGCGGCTGCCAGGAGACTAGTAGAAAGCAACATCTTCCAGGATGCTAGAGTCGTGTTCTGCAATCCGGACACGCCTCAGCGTTACGTGAGGGAAGCCGTCTTGAGGAGCGGAAAGTTGCTCATCATGGCCTCCCCTAGATTGCGTAAAGGCTTCATCCTCGTGAATCCAAGGAATATACCCAGAGCGGCCATCCCTCGCGCCTCAACAATACGCGGAGCATTTGAATACGGCAGATTCATCACGCTGGACGTGCCGCCAATAGACCTGAAAGTCGCGGGAAGCGTAGCGGTAGACACGTATGGAGGGAGGGTCGGGAAAGGTGGAGGTTTCAGCGACCTCGAATTCGGGATCCTCAGAACTCTGGGGGCCATCGACGACTCTGCCCCGATAGTCACCACGGTTCACGACCTACAGGTGGTGGACGGCGTGCCCATGCTGAAGCACGATGTGCCCGTGGACTATGTGGTGACTCCTACTCGTAGTATTAAGACTCAGAGGAAGTACCTCAGGCCGGAGGGCATCTACTGGGATCTGCTCGGAGAGGACTACATCACGAGTATCCCAATCCTCAGGGATTTGCGAAGGTTTTCCAAGAAATAA
- the surE gene encoding 5'/3'-nucleotidase SurE, with protein MKILVTNDDGPFSPGLALLREAVRDLGEVYVVVPETPKSATGLGLTLHKPVRVNKLKTDGEPVYLVSGTPSDVIYIAMNVVTGKPDIVFSGINIGDNLSIQVILTSGTLGAVLQASIEGTPGVAFSACVDSPEELEEPEYHRFVLNATRAIAESVVKRGFPPGVDALNVNFPPVISTDVVMARPAKRRFAAAVVKRRDPHGRPYYWLYGQPVEAEEDSDVHAVLEDGKIAITPISLGSLFEFRTESLASIVEEVKKKLGGALG; from the coding sequence ATGAAGATTCTAGTGACAAACGACGACGGCCCCTTCTCGCCGGGACTGGCGCTACTACGGGAGGCTGTCCGGGATTTAGGAGAAGTCTATGTCGTAGTCCCAGAGACGCCGAAGTCAGCCACGGGCCTCGGCCTGACCCTCCACAAACCCGTCCGGGTCAACAAGCTAAAGACAGACGGGGAGCCTGTGTACCTGGTTAGCGGAACCCCCTCCGACGTCATCTACATTGCCATGAACGTAGTCACGGGTAAACCGGATATAGTGTTCTCCGGGATAAACATCGGGGATAACTTGAGTATCCAGGTGATCCTTACCTCTGGCACTCTGGGGGCTGTCCTCCAGGCATCAATCGAGGGCACGCCTGGGGTGGCCTTCAGCGCGTGCGTTGACTCCCCAGAGGAGTTGGAGGAGCCAGAGTACCACAGGTTCGTCCTCAACGCCACCCGTGCAATCGCCGAGAGCGTGGTCAAGCGCGGCTTCCCCCCGGGCGTCGACGCGCTCAACGTAAACTTTCCGCCTGTAATTTCGACGGACGTTGTCATGGCGAGGCCGGCTAAGCGTAGGTTTGCCGCGGCGGTAGTCAAGCGGAGAGACCCCCATGGGAGACCGTACTACTGGCTCTATGGGCAACCCGTGGAGGCCGAGGAGGACAGCGACGTCCACGCGGTACTGGAGGACGGCAAGATAGCCATTACACCTATTTCTCTCGGCTCTCTTTTCGAGTTCAGAACGGAGAGTTTGGCGAGCATAGTGGAGGAGGTGAAGAAAAAGCTGGGGGGTGCTCTTGGCTAA
- a CDS encoding NTPase — MAKNFIVTGRPGIGKTTCLRKVAEILTSRGIVVGGMLTLEVREAGVRKGFEIVDLLSNARGVLASVELKSGPRIGRYTVNVRDLEGVGVNAIYAAVDKASVVIIDEIGPMELLSPKFKEAVMAALDSKRPVAASIHERAGKDPYGKSILSRGDVELVELSFANRDRVPVEIARKIANLLAS, encoded by the coding sequence TTGGCTAAAAACTTCATTGTAACAGGCCGGCCGGGCATAGGGAAGACTACGTGCCTCAGGAAGGTTGCTGAAATCCTGACGAGCAGGGGCATTGTTGTAGGCGGCATGTTGACTCTCGAGGTGAGAGAGGCGGGGGTGAGGAAGGGGTTCGAGATTGTAGACCTCCTGAGCAACGCTAGGGGTGTCCTCGCAAGCGTGGAGCTAAAGAGCGGCCCTAGGATAGGGAGGTACACAGTGAACGTTAGGGATTTAGAGGGCGTGGGGGTGAACGCCATCTACGCGGCAGTGGATAAGGCTTCAGTAGTAATTATAGACGAGATAGGCCCTATGGAGCTCCTCAGCCCCAAGTTCAAGGAGGCTGTCATGGCGGCGCTTGACTCCAAGAGACCTGTCGCCGCTTCTATACACGAGAGGGCAGGCAAAGATCCTTACGGGAAAAGCATCTTATCAAGGGGAGACGTGGAGCTGGTGGAGCTCAGCTTTGCCAACCGCGACCGCGTGCCGGTGGAGATAGCGAGGAAAATCGCGAACCTCCTGGCGTCCTAG
- a CDS encoding iron-containing alcohol dehydrogenase, with translation MSRGVEFSVWQPTRVIFGRGSLDRVGELASGVGSHALVITGRGFARRYGYDERIKKLLEEHGVRASFFQGVEPNPTYTTVEKCLEVARTAGVDVFVAFGGGSVVDVAKAVNVTYTLGGRVSDYVYPKSVNQKLKPLIAIPTTHGTGSEVTKYSVLVDEASKMKVAISGDGLYPDYALLDPEVLKHLPRDQSASTGLDALSHAIEAFFSRRSTPYSDILSLEAARIAFRYLPCAVSGVLECREKMLYASMLAGLAINYTGTNVGHGLGYTLTVELGIPHGLANAMILPGAARFYEAYMPERAETFFESIGVSRPAGGLGELLQSLKASIGAPLRLRELGVPEERLEHFVRDGLRYQRNLLNSPFEITEDVAREIYRLVY, from the coding sequence ATGAGTAGAGGCGTGGAGTTCTCCGTCTGGCAGCCGACGCGCGTGATCTTCGGACGTGGCTCGCTAGACAGAGTGGGGGAACTAGCTTCAGGGGTGGGCTCCCACGCTCTCGTCATCACTGGGAGGGGCTTTGCTAGGAGGTACGGCTACGACGAGAGGATTAAAAAGCTCTTGGAAGAGCATGGTGTAAGGGCGAGCTTCTTCCAAGGAGTCGAGCCTAATCCAACGTACACTACAGTCGAGAAGTGCCTCGAGGTTGCACGTACTGCTGGAGTCGATGTCTTCGTGGCCTTCGGGGGCGGAAGCGTAGTAGACGTTGCTAAGGCGGTCAACGTCACTTACACTCTTGGGGGGAGGGTCTCTGACTACGTCTACCCGAAGTCTGTGAACCAGAAGCTTAAGCCCCTGATAGCTATTCCAACCACGCACGGGACAGGTAGCGAAGTAACGAAGTACAGTGTTCTTGTAGACGAGGCCAGCAAAATGAAGGTCGCTATCTCAGGCGACGGGCTGTACCCCGACTACGCTCTCCTTGACCCAGAAGTCCTCAAGCACCTGCCAAGGGATCAGAGTGCGAGCACCGGACTCGATGCGCTGAGCCACGCCATTGAAGCATTCTTCAGCAGGCGCAGTACCCCCTACTCGGACATACTGTCCCTAGAGGCGGCAAGAATCGCGTTCCGCTACCTGCCCTGCGCGGTCTCAGGGGTGCTGGAGTGCAGGGAGAAGATGCTCTACGCCAGTATGCTCGCGGGCCTGGCAATAAACTACACGGGGACGAACGTGGGGCACGGCCTGGGCTACACTCTCACGGTGGAGCTCGGTATCCCCCACGGCCTGGCAAATGCGATGATACTACCCGGCGCCGCCCGCTTCTACGAGGCCTACATGCCCGAGAGAGCGGAGACGTTCTTCGAGAGCATAGGAGTCTCCAGGCCAGCCGGAGGGCTAGGCGAGTTGCTACAGTCCTTGAAGGCTAGTATAGGTGCTCCTCTCAGGCTAAGAGAACTTGGTGTCCCAGAGGAGAGATTAGAGCACTTCGTAAGAGACGGCCTACGCTACCAGAGGAACCTCTTGAACTCTCCCTTTGAAATTACAGAGGACGTGGCCCGCGAGATATACAGGCTAGTCTACTAG
- a CDS encoding glycogen/starch/alpha-glucan phosphorylase codes for MSDDAIVSITPEIALDEGYTYAGGLGVLEGDKFYTAARLGLNYYVLTLLYRGGYVDYDFDADGTPVPRAQPQPQSFLGGLQKCCELELKLKGESASVVAWQYRRGSASVIFFDPQAPEWAIHLTDRLFIEKDLPERFLKYVLLARASAEYIKEVLDPESIRYVDLQEAYTAFLPLILRLPGRYRLIVHTPGPWGHPAFPRDFFEKEFGYKMIEEKVVLTTLGAIMSGEVIMVSAKHYDIMRRVIPHLLEKARFVTNGIDLERWMHRRIREKYEKGELNSESFSSSKSEARGDLARLVNAKKPVQAIKDRAVIVWARRLTKYKRPYFVTRLVEELRDEAVFVLGGKAHPEDKEGLQFMKAFKELEKKYSNVVYFHDYDVGKARVILAGGDILLFTPFSGWEASGTSFMKAAVNGTVPIASRDGAAVELITDGVNGWLFGHDIRDLVDFGRDPRVAEIDAREYEELEAKLQKALDLFNSDREGFQTIALSSILTFAPRVDMKRVLREYYPDFVK; via the coding sequence ATGTCTGACGATGCTATTGTGAGTATCACGCCCGAAATAGCGTTAGATGAAGGGTACACGTATGCCGGCGGGCTTGGCGTCCTCGAAGGCGACAAGTTCTACACAGCCGCTAGGCTCGGGCTGAACTACTACGTGCTGACGCTCCTGTACCGGGGCGGCTACGTCGACTACGATTTCGACGCGGACGGCACCCCAGTCCCCAGGGCCCAGCCGCAACCACAGAGCTTCCTCGGAGGGCTCCAAAAGTGCTGCGAGCTCGAGTTAAAGCTCAAGGGCGAGAGCGCGAGCGTAGTGGCCTGGCAGTACAGGAGGGGGAGCGCGAGCGTGATCTTCTTCGATCCCCAGGCGCCGGAGTGGGCGATACACCTCACGGATCGCCTCTTTATCGAGAAAGACCTCCCGGAGAGGTTCCTCAAGTACGTCCTGCTAGCCAGGGCCTCTGCTGAGTATATCAAGGAAGTCCTGGATCCCGAGTCTATACGCTACGTCGACCTCCAGGAAGCGTATACTGCCTTCCTACCCCTCATCTTGAGACTACCCGGGCGCTACAGGCTAATAGTGCACACGCCAGGCCCGTGGGGGCACCCTGCATTTCCTAGAGACTTCTTCGAGAAGGAGTTCGGCTACAAGATGATAGAGGAGAAGGTCGTGCTCACGACTCTCGGAGCCATCATGTCAGGTGAAGTGATAATGGTCTCGGCGAAGCACTACGACATCATGAGGCGCGTAATCCCCCATTTACTCGAGAAAGCCCGGTTCGTCACGAACGGGATCGACCTCGAGAGGTGGATGCACAGGAGAATCAGGGAGAAGTACGAGAAGGGCGAGCTTAACAGCGAGAGCTTCTCCTCTTCGAAGAGCGAGGCCCGCGGAGATCTGGCCAGGCTCGTAAACGCCAAGAAGCCCGTGCAGGCAATTAAAGATCGAGCAGTCATAGTCTGGGCTAGGAGGTTGACGAAGTACAAGAGGCCCTACTTCGTCACCAGGCTGGTGGAAGAGCTGAGAGACGAAGCCGTATTCGTCCTCGGCGGGAAAGCCCACCCGGAGGACAAGGAGGGGCTACAGTTCATGAAGGCCTTCAAGGAGCTCGAGAAAAAGTACAGCAACGTCGTTTACTTCCACGACTACGACGTGGGGAAGGCTAGAGTCATCCTGGCCGGAGGAGACATCCTCCTCTTCACGCCTTTCTCCGGCTGGGAGGCGAGTGGGACGAGCTTCATGAAGGCAGCCGTGAACGGCACAGTGCCCATTGCCTCCCGGGACGGTGCTGCCGTCGAGCTGATAACCGATGGCGTAAATGGCTGGCTATTCGGGCATGATATAAGGGATCTGGTCGACTTCGGCCGCGATCCACGGGTGGCGGAGATAGATGCTAGAGAGTACGAGGAGCTAGAAGCGAAGCTCCAGAAGGCGCTTGACCTCTTCAACTCGGATCGGGAGGGCTTCCAGACGATAGCCCTAAGCTCTATTCTGACGTTCGCGCCTAGAGTCGACATGAAGAGAGTGCTGAGAGAGTACTACCCTGACTTTGTCAAGTAG
- a CDS encoding HAD family hydrolase, which produces MERGLLLDLWGTLFWPRLPLEEYHLMRAKMILRALDQDELSFDAVYKAYMDARRLADKIRNTTLHEVDVIGEAIILLDKLGIEPTGDLLRELEEAYLHPFVTQLELAPGAVELIRTAREHGFRVILASNTISGRHARILLMEKGVLGLFDYLAFSNEIGFRKPHPKFFSVIVHQTGISPSRSVFVGDEEGDIAGARAFGMKTVAFTGFHEYNGGVAPDYFAKSMSEVAEIIKVLSSA; this is translated from the coding sequence GTGGAGAGAGGGCTCCTCCTAGACCTCTGGGGCACCCTCTTCTGGCCCAGGCTGCCGCTCGAGGAGTACCACCTGATGAGGGCCAAGATGATACTACGGGCTCTAGACCAGGATGAGTTGAGCTTCGATGCCGTGTATAAGGCTTATATGGACGCGAGGAGGCTTGCCGACAAAATCAGGAACACAACACTCCATGAGGTAGACGTCATTGGCGAGGCAATAATCCTCCTGGACAAGCTCGGAATAGAGCCCACTGGAGACCTACTCCGGGAGCTGGAAGAGGCCTACCTACACCCCTTCGTCACGCAACTAGAGCTGGCCCCCGGCGCTGTCGAGTTAATCCGAACAGCGCGGGAGCACGGCTTTAGAGTCATACTAGCCTCTAACACCATTAGCGGCAGGCACGCCCGCATCCTCCTCATGGAGAAAGGGGTGCTCGGCCTATTCGACTACCTCGCTTTCTCGAACGAGATAGGCTTCCGCAAGCCACACCCGAAGTTCTTTTCGGTGATAGTACACCAGACAGGGATATCGCCATCCCGTAGCGTCTTCGTGGGAGACGAGGAGGGGGATATCGCAGGCGCTAGAGCCTTCGGGATGAAGACAGTGGCCTTCACGGGGTTCCACGAGTACAATGGCGGTGTGGCCCCCGACTACTTTGCGAAGAGCATGTCAGAGGTCGCGGAAATTATAAAAGTTCTTAGTAGCGCTTAG